A single region of the Pseudorhodoplanes sp. genome encodes:
- a CDS encoding Crp/Fnr family transcriptional regulator, with amino-acid sequence MISAEHLRQVAFWSHDLNADEIERARKGIIEKSYAAGAYICHRGDRLDSWTGVARGLIKLSTVSKTGKAVTLAGLREGGWFGEGTLLKNEPRQYDLVALRDTTMAIMNNATFFWLFEHSAAFNRFLVRQFNERLGQFIALVEYDRMLDATARVARNIAWLFNPVLYHSPGLHLNISQEEIGSLSGVSRQAANQSLKTLEGEGLLKLEHGGITILNLEGLSHYGE; translated from the coding sequence GTGATTTCGGCTGAACATCTTCGGCAGGTGGCGTTCTGGTCGCACGACCTGAACGCAGACGAGATTGAACGCGCCCGCAAGGGCATCATCGAGAAATCCTACGCCGCTGGCGCCTATATCTGTCATCGTGGAGACCGGCTGGATTCATGGACCGGCGTCGCGCGCGGTCTCATCAAGCTGAGCACGGTGTCAAAGACCGGCAAGGCCGTGACGCTCGCCGGCTTGCGCGAAGGCGGATGGTTCGGCGAGGGCACGCTACTCAAGAACGAGCCGCGGCAATATGATCTCGTCGCTTTGCGTGACACCACCATGGCGATCATGAACAACGCCACGTTCTTCTGGCTGTTCGAGCATTCCGCCGCCTTCAACCGCTTTCTGGTGCGGCAATTCAACGAGCGTCTCGGTCAGTTCATCGCGCTGGTGGAATACGACCGGATGCTCGATGCCACCGCCCGCGTCGCTCGCAACATCGCCTGGCTGTTCAATCCGGTCCTGTACCACAGCCCGGGATTGCATCTGAACATCTCGCAGGAGGAGATCGGCTCCCTGTCCGGCGTCTCGCGGCAGGCGGCGAATCAAAGCCTGAAAACCCTGGAAGGGGAGGGCCTGCTCAAGCTCGAGCATGGCGGGATTACCATCCTCAATCTCGAGGGGTTGAGCCATTACGGTGAATGA
- a CDS encoding AMP-binding protein → MAIEAAAAEADTFPKLLIHNARVRGARPALRHKDLGIWQTWTWMQVLDEVRALSVGLRELGLKRGDKLAIVGANRPRLYWAMCAAQALGAIPVPLYADSVAEEMAYVLDHAEVTIAVVQDQEQVDKLLSISDRVPKLSHIIYDETRGLRDYDHSRLTSIDEVQKKGRKELVELWAQKQWDEGVAQGRGSDLAIILYTSGTTGRPKGVMLTHDNVLISARNGNLYDQLDENEEVIAYLPLAWVGDHIFSYAQSYVAGFCVNCPEAGETVVEDRREIGTTYAFAPPRIYENLLTLTMVRMEDAGKLKRRMFHYFIDFARKWGEKILNRERVPLHVRLIYWLGEFLVYGPLKNRYGLSRIRVAYTAGEAIGPEIFRFYRSLGINLKQLYGSTEASVYITAQPDGEIYADTVGKPNIDVEIKIAENGEVMFKSPGVFQGYYKDPEKTAETKTPDGWVHTGDAGFIDPKSGHLKIIDRAKDVGRLKDGTLFAPKYIENKLKFYPNIKEAVAYGDQRDMVCVMINIDLVAVGSWAERNNVVYGSYQELAGHPRVYEMIEKHVAEVNRSLAEEGAMAGAQIRRFLILHKELDADDGELTRTQKVRRGFIAERYAPLVTALYDGSKEADIRTEVTFEDGRKGVIAARVKIRDMQTVPAMEKAA, encoded by the coding sequence GTGGCGATTGAGGCCGCTGCTGCCGAAGCGGACACATTTCCGAAGCTCCTGATTCACAATGCGCGCGTGCGCGGCGCCCGCCCCGCCTTGCGCCACAAGGATCTCGGCATCTGGCAGACCTGGACCTGGATGCAGGTCCTGGACGAGGTGCGCGCCTTGTCCGTGGGCTTGCGCGAATTGGGGCTCAAGCGCGGTGACAAGCTCGCCATCGTCGGAGCGAATCGGCCGCGGCTGTATTGGGCGATGTGCGCGGCGCAGGCGCTCGGCGCCATCCCGGTTCCGCTCTATGCCGATTCGGTTGCCGAGGAGATGGCCTATGTCCTTGATCACGCCGAAGTCACGATCGCGGTGGTTCAGGACCAGGAGCAGGTCGACAAGCTGCTCTCGATTTCCGATCGCGTTCCGAAGCTGTCGCACATTATCTATGACGAAACCCGCGGCCTGCGCGATTATGACCATTCCCGCCTGACCTCGATCGACGAGGTGCAGAAAAAGGGACGCAAGGAGCTGGTCGAGCTCTGGGCGCAGAAGCAGTGGGACGAGGGGGTGGCGCAGGGCCGCGGCAGCGATCTCGCCATTATTCTTTATACGTCAGGCACGACCGGCCGCCCGAAAGGCGTGATGCTGACACACGACAACGTCCTGATCTCGGCGCGCAACGGCAACCTCTACGATCAGCTCGACGAGAACGAAGAGGTGATCGCCTATCTGCCACTGGCCTGGGTTGGCGATCACATCTTCTCTTATGCGCAGTCCTATGTCGCGGGCTTCTGCGTCAATTGCCCGGAAGCCGGCGAGACCGTGGTGGAAGACCGCCGCGAGATCGGCACCACCTACGCCTTCGCGCCGCCGCGCATCTACGAAAATCTCCTGACGTTGACCATGGTGCGCATGGAAGACGCCGGCAAGCTGAAGCGGCGCATGTTCCACTATTTCATCGATTTCGCCCGCAAATGGGGCGAGAAGATTCTGAACAGGGAGCGCGTGCCGCTGCATGTGCGGTTGATTTATTGGCTCGGCGAGTTTCTGGTCTATGGGCCGCTGAAGAACCGCTACGGATTGTCGCGCATCCGCGTCGCTTACACGGCCGGCGAGGCGATCGGTCCGGAAATATTCCGCTTCTACCGGTCGCTCGGCATCAACCTGAAACAGCTTTACGGATCAACCGAAGCGTCGGTCTATATCACCGCGCAGCCGGACGGTGAGATTTATGCCGACACCGTCGGCAAGCCGAATATCGATGTCGAAATCAAGATCGCAGAGAACGGCGAGGTGATGTTCAAGTCGCCGGGCGTATTCCAAGGCTATTACAAGGATCCGGAAAAGACCGCCGAGACCAAGACCCCGGATGGCTGGGTGCACACGGGCGATGCCGGTTTTATTGATCCCAAGAGCGGGCATCTGAAGATCATCGATCGCGCCAAGGATGTCGGCCGGCTGAAGGACGGTACGCTGTTCGCGCCGAAATACATCGAGAACAAGCTCAAATTCTATCCCAACATCAAGGAAGCGGTAGCTTACGGCGACCAGCGCGACATGGTCTGCGTGATGATCAACATTGATCTCGTCGCGGTCGGAAGCTGGGCCGAGCGCAACAACGTGGTCTACGGCTCCTATCAGGAATTGGCCGGTCATCCGCGCGTCTACGAGATGATCGAGAAGCATGTCGCCGAGGTGAACCGGTCGCTCGCGGAAGAGGGTGCGATGGCTGGCGCGCAAATCCGCCGCTTCCTCATCCTGCACAAGGAGCTTGATGCCGACGACGGTGAACTGACCCGCACGCAGAAGGTGCGGCGCGGCTTCATCGCGGAGCGCTACGCGCCGCTGGTGACGGCCTTGTATGACGGGTCGAAGGAAGCCGACATCAGAACGGAAGTCACCTTCGAGGACGGCCGCAAGGGCGTCATCGCCGCGCGGGTGAAAATCCGCGACATGCAGACCGTACCTGCGATGGAGAAGGCGGCATGA
- a CDS encoding ABC transporter ATP-binding protein — protein MRAPSEKDVAAGDVLLAIDNVSLSFGGIKAIRDVSFDIRKGEIRAIIGPNGAGKTSMLNVINGFYTPQQGRIRFKGKTRSKMRPYDAARGGIARTFQNVALFRGMTALDNIMAGRTLKMHRGLFWQMLRFGPALREEVEHRRVVEEIIDFLHIEHIRKVPVGRLPYGLQKRVELGRALAMEPDLLLLDEPMAGMNLEEKEDMSRFILDVNQHFGTTIALIEHDMGVVMDLSDRVIVLDYGRKIADGTPDAVKKDQGVIDAYLGVAH, from the coding sequence ATGAGAGCTCCGAGCGAAAAGGACGTGGCGGCCGGCGATGTGCTCCTCGCCATCGACAACGTGTCGCTGTCGTTCGGCGGCATCAAGGCGATCCGCGACGTTTCCTTCGACATCCGCAAGGGAGAAATCCGCGCCATCATCGGCCCGAACGGTGCCGGCAAGACCTCGATGCTGAATGTGATCAACGGCTTCTACACGCCGCAGCAGGGTCGCATCCGCTTCAAGGGCAAGACGCGATCCAAGATGCGCCCCTATGACGCCGCGCGCGGCGGTATCGCGCGCACTTTCCAGAATGTCGCGTTGTTCCGTGGCATGACCGCGCTCGACAACATCATGGCCGGCCGCACCCTGAAGATGCATCGCGGCCTGTTCTGGCAGATGTTGCGTTTCGGACCTGCCCTGCGTGAAGAGGTCGAACATCGCCGCGTGGTCGAGGAGATCATCGACTTTCTGCATATCGAGCATATCCGCAAGGTGCCGGTCGGCCGGCTGCCTTACGGCCTGCAGAAGCGGGTCGAACTCGGTCGCGCGCTGGCAATGGAACCGGACCTGCTTCTCCTCGACGAGCCGATGGCCGGCATGAATCTCGAGGAGAAGGAAGACATGTCACGCTTTATTCTCGACGTGAACCAGCATTTTGGCACCACCATAGCGCTGATCGAACATGACATGGGCGTGGTGATGGACCTGTCTGACCGCGTCATTGTGCTCGACTACGGGCGCAAGATCGCCGACGGCACGCCGGACGCGGTGAAAAAGGATCAGGGCGTGATCGACGCCTATCTCGGCGTGGCGCATTGA
- a CDS encoding branched-chain amino acid ABC transporter permease: MDILYNIFVDPFMQMGKAPDLLIQTLWEGLVAGVLYALIALGFVLIFKASGVFNFAQGIMMVFAALTLVGLHEKGVPAFIALALTIVVMFVLAVGIERLVLRPLVNQPDIILFMATFGLTYFLIGLGEIIFGGEPKVMITNELLLPKGSYEWKVFGGFVSFQKIDIAAAVIASLMVAVLAVFFQKTRIGRALRAVADSHKAALSVGISLEQIWVIVWFTAGIVALATGIMWGARSDVSFALQILALKALPVLILGGFTSIPGAIVGGVIIGVGEKIGEFYWGPLLGSGIESWLAYAIALVFLLFRPQGLFGERIIERI, translated from the coding sequence ATGGACATCCTCTACAACATCTTCGTCGATCCTTTCATGCAGATGGGGAAGGCGCCCGACCTCCTGATCCAGACCTTGTGGGAAGGTCTCGTTGCCGGCGTGCTTTATGCGCTGATCGCGCTCGGCTTTGTGCTGATCTTCAAGGCCTCCGGCGTGTTCAACTTCGCGCAGGGCATCATGATGGTGTTCGCTGCACTCACGCTGGTCGGTCTTCACGAAAAGGGCGTGCCGGCTTTCATCGCGCTGGCGCTAACAATCGTCGTGATGTTCGTGCTCGCCGTCGGTATCGAACGGCTTGTGTTACGGCCGCTGGTGAACCAGCCCGACATCATCCTGTTCATGGCAACGTTCGGGCTGACTTACTTCCTGATCGGGCTTGGCGAGATCATATTCGGCGGCGAGCCGAAGGTGATGATCACCAACGAGCTTCTTCTGCCGAAGGGCTCCTATGAATGGAAGGTGTTCGGCGGCTTCGTCTCGTTCCAGAAGATCGATATCGCCGCGGCCGTCATCGCCTCGTTGATGGTTGCGGTACTTGCCGTCTTCTTCCAGAAGACGCGCATCGGACGCGCGCTGCGGGCGGTGGCTGACAGCCACAAGGCGGCGCTCTCCGTTGGCATCTCGCTGGAACAGATCTGGGTGATCGTCTGGTTCACCGCCGGCATCGTAGCGCTTGCCACCGGCATCATGTGGGGTGCGCGTTCGGACGTCTCCTTCGCGCTGCAGATCCTGGCGCTGAAGGCCTTGCCGGTGCTGATTCTCGGCGGTTTCACATCCATTCCAGGTGCCATTGTCGGCGGCGTCATCATTGGCGTCGGCGAGAAGATCGGCGAATTCTACTGGGGACCGCTGCTTGGCTCCGGCATTGAAAGCTGGCTCGCTTACGCCATCGCGCTCGTCTTCCTGCTGTTCCGTCCGCAAGGACTGTTCGGCGAGCGGATCATTGAGAGAATTTGA
- a CDS encoding branched-chain amino acid ABC transporter permease, whose translation MFYREAGQYKTNYAADMALFPIRQDRIGIALILLIAFVVIPLTTSSFTLSAVMIPMLIFSLAAIGLNLLTGYTGLISLGTAGFMGVGAYACYKLATWFPDVNIILLILLSGLAAAAVGAVFGLPSLRIKGFYLAVATLAAQFFLSWCFVRLPWLVNYNVSNAIEVPTRYVFDTAVTGPNATPVVRYLVVLTIVVAMTWIASNILRGRIGRSWMAVRDMDIAAELIGIRLYRTKLLAFAISSYYCGVAGALMVFLWLGAAEADSFNINQSFIILFMVIIGGLGSLIGSFFGAALIWVLPIILRAAPAALGISIHAATVEHLQFMIVGALIIFFLVVEPHGLARLWQIGKQKLRVWPFPY comes from the coding sequence ATGTTTTACCGCGAAGCCGGCCAGTACAAGACCAACTACGCCGCCGACATGGCACTGTTTCCGATCCGGCAGGACCGGATTGGCATCGCGCTCATTCTGCTGATCGCCTTCGTGGTCATCCCGCTCACCACGTCCAGCTTCACGCTCTCGGCGGTGATGATCCCGATGCTGATCTTCTCGCTGGCGGCGATCGGGCTCAATCTGCTCACCGGCTATACCGGTCTGATCTCGCTCGGCACCGCCGGCTTCATGGGTGTGGGCGCTTACGCATGCTACAAGCTCGCCACCTGGTTCCCGGACGTGAACATCATCCTGCTCATTCTTCTGTCCGGTCTTGCCGCCGCGGCGGTCGGCGCCGTGTTCGGGCTGCCGTCCTTGCGCATCAAGGGCTTTTATCTCGCGGTGGCGACGCTGGCCGCGCAATTCTTCCTGTCCTGGTGCTTTGTCCGCCTGCCGTGGCTGGTTAATTACAACGTCTCGAACGCCATTGAAGTGCCCACCCGCTACGTGTTCGACACAGCGGTGACTGGGCCGAACGCAACGCCGGTGGTGCGGTATCTGGTCGTGCTGACCATTGTCGTGGCCATGACATGGATCGCCTCCAACATCCTCCGCGGGCGCATCGGGCGAAGCTGGATGGCGGTGCGGGATATGGACATCGCCGCCGAATTGATCGGCATCCGCCTTTATCGCACCAAGCTGCTCGCCTTCGCGATCTCGTCCTATTATTGCGGGGTGGCCGGCGCGCTGATGGTGTTTCTCTGGCTCGGCGCGGCGGAAGCCGACTCCTTCAACATCAACCAGTCCTTCATCATCCTGTTCATGGTGATCATCGGCGGGCTGGGCAGCCTGATCGGCTCCTTCTTCGGCGCCGCCCTGATCTGGGTGCTGCCGATCATCCTGCGCGCCGCACCCGCGGCGCTCGGCATCTCGATCCACGCCGCGACCGTCGAGCATCTGCAATTCATGATCGTCGGCGCGCTGATCATCTTCTTCCTGGTCGTCGAGCCGCATGGTCTCGCCCGGCTCTGGCAGATCGGAAAACAGAAATTGCGAGTGTGGCCTTTCCCGTATTGA
- a CDS encoding ABC transporter substrate-binding protein encodes MRLKYLVLGAALGSLVGVSALTSKAEAQDSIYVPLMTYRTGPFAGSGIPIANGMHDYLAMLNERDGGIGGVKLTIEECETGYDTKKGVECYEQVKAKKPVMVNPYSTGITLQLIPKAAVDKIPVLSMAYGLSASAVGNEFPWIFNPPATYWDGLSMMFRYIGGKEGGLDKLKGKTIGYIFFDGGYGREPIPLLEQFAKDYGFTVKLYPVPATEMQNQSAQWLNVRRDRPNWMIMWGWGAMNPTAVREATRINYPMDKFIGIWWSGGEDDARGGGAEAKGYLTLNFNGVGANYPALQDIKKLVVDKGRSQVTADKFAENLYNRGVYNSVLIAEAIRNAQKVTGKKAVTGEDVRRGLESLKISAARWKELGLPEFGAPIDGVTCTDHNGHHAAYMQQWDGTKWVKVSDWILPMKEKVRPLLEAAAKDYVSKNQPWPKRTEPCDKSS; translated from the coding sequence ATGCGCCTGAAATATCTCGTTCTTGGCGCGGCCTTGGGAAGTCTTGTGGGTGTTTCCGCCTTGACTTCAAAGGCCGAAGCGCAGGACAGCATCTATGTGCCGCTGATGACCTACCGCACCGGGCCGTTTGCCGGTTCCGGCATCCCGATCGCCAACGGCATGCATGACTATCTCGCCATGCTCAACGAACGTGATGGCGGCATTGGCGGTGTCAAGCTCACGATCGAGGAATGCGAAACCGGCTACGACACCAAGAAGGGTGTCGAATGCTACGAGCAAGTGAAAGCCAAGAAGCCGGTCATGGTGAATCCGTATTCCACCGGCATCACGCTGCAGCTTATCCCGAAGGCCGCGGTCGACAAGATTCCGGTGCTGTCGATGGCCTACGGCCTGTCGGCGTCGGCGGTCGGCAACGAGTTCCCGTGGATATTCAATCCGCCGGCGACCTACTGGGACGGCCTCTCGATGATGTTCCGCTATATCGGCGGCAAGGAAGGCGGGCTCGACAAGCTCAAGGGCAAGACCATCGGCTACATCTTCTTCGACGGCGGTTATGGCCGCGAGCCGATCCCGCTGCTTGAGCAGTTCGCGAAGGATTACGGCTTCACCGTGAAGCTCTATCCGGTGCCGGCGACGGAAATGCAGAACCAGTCGGCGCAATGGCTGAATGTGCGGCGCGACCGTCCGAATTGGATGATCATGTGGGGCTGGGGCGCCATGAACCCAACGGCTGTGCGCGAGGCCACCCGCATCAACTATCCGATGGACAAGTTCATCGGCATCTGGTGGTCGGGCGGCGAAGATGACGCGCGCGGCGGCGGCGCTGAAGCCAAGGGCTATCTGACCCTGAACTTCAATGGTGTCGGTGCGAATTATCCTGCGCTTCAGGACATCAAGAAGCTGGTCGTCGACAAGGGCAGGAGCCAGGTGACCGCCGACAAGTTCGCGGAGAATTTGTATAACCGCGGCGTCTATAATTCGGTGCTCATCGCGGAAGCGATCCGCAACGCGCAGAAGGTCACCGGCAAGAAGGCCGTGACCGGCGAAGATGTGCGGCGCGGACTGGAATCGCTGAAGATCTCGGCGGCGCGCTGGAAGGAGCTCGGGCTTCCCGAATTCGGTGCGCCGATCGACGGAGTGACCTGCACCGACCATAACGGCCATCATGCCGCCTACATGCAGCAATGGGACGGCACCAAGTGGGTGAAGGTCTCGGACTGGATTCTGCCCATGAAGGAAAAGGTGCGTCCGCTGCTGGAAGCGGCTGCGAAGGACTATGTGTCCAAGAACCAGCCCTGGCCGAAACGCACCGAGCCCTGCGACAAGTCGTCGTGA
- a CDS encoding ABC transporter ATP-binding protein, with protein sequence MSTAAQTTPQPAAAPATILSVNNVEVIYDHVILVLKGVSLEVPKGGIVALLGANGAGKTTTLKAISNLLHSERGEVTKGSIVFDGEEVQDLSPNQLVRRGCVQVMEGRHCFGHLTVEENLLTGAFTRRDGNAAIRADLERIYQYFPRLQERRDAMAGYTSGGEQQMCAIGRAMMARPKMILLDEPSMGLAPQIVEEIFEIVQSLNEKEGVSFLLAEQNTFMALKFARYGYILENGRVVMDGDAKSLAENEDVKEFYLGIAEGKRKSFREGKHYKRRKRWLA encoded by the coding sequence ATGTCCACCGCCGCGCAGACAACGCCACAACCCGCCGCCGCCCCGGCCACCATCCTCTCCGTCAACAACGTCGAGGTTATCTACGACCACGTGATCCTGGTCTTGAAGGGCGTCTCTCTCGAAGTGCCGAAAGGCGGCATCGTGGCGCTGCTCGGCGCCAATGGCGCCGGCAAGACCACGACCCTGAAAGCGATCTCCAATCTTCTGCATTCCGAGCGCGGCGAAGTGACCAAGGGCTCGATCGTGTTCGACGGCGAGGAGGTGCAGGATTTGTCGCCGAACCAGCTCGTGAGGCGCGGCTGCGTACAGGTTATGGAAGGCCGCCATTGCTTCGGCCATCTCACCGTCGAGGAAAACCTCCTCACCGGCGCCTTCACGCGCCGCGACGGCAATGCCGCGATCCGCGCCGATCTGGAGCGCATCTATCAGTATTTCCCGCGCCTGCAGGAACGCCGCGACGCCATGGCCGGCTACACCTCCGGCGGCGAGCAGCAGATGTGCGCCATCGGCCGCGCCATGATGGCGCGCCCGAAGATGATCCTGCTCGACGAGCCCTCGATGGGGCTGGCGCCGCAGATCGTGGAGGAGATTTTCGAGATCGTGCAGAGCCTGAACGAAAAGGAAGGCGTGTCCTTCCTGCTCGCCGAGCAGAATACCTTCATGGCGCTGAAATTCGCGCGCTACGGCTACATTCTGGAAAACGGCCGTGTGGTGATGGACGGGGATGCAAAGTCGCTCGCCGAGAACGAGGACGTCAAGGAGTTCTATCTCGGCATCGCCGAGGGCAAGCGCAAATCCTTCCGCGAGGGCAAGCATTACAAGCGGCGCAAGCGGTGGCTGGCGTGA
- a CDS encoding AMP-binding protein, which produces MSEHYDSLETRDPAQREQDDFTNLPNALTRALRAKGWKQQLGGVDAKSVASRAALAKLPILRKSDLVALHRQTPPFGGFNVTEPGRLVHLMMSPGPIFEPEGHEDDYAGVARAMFAAGFRSGHIVHNCFSYHLTPGAWMFESGCRALGCAVIPGGTGNTEQQVEAIAHLKPDGYVGTPDFLKVLLDAAQASGKNASSLKRGLVSGAAFPASLRQELSDRGVEVLQCYAIAETGVIAYETPAREGLVVNENLIVEIVRPGTGDPVPEGEVGEVVVTSFDPHYPMIRLATGDLSAVMPGRSPCGRTNMRIKGWMGRADQTTKVKGMFVRPEQIAEVAKRHPELGRLRLVVSRQGEQDSMTLQAECAAPAGGLSDAVAASLQSVTKLKGAVALVAPGSLANDGKVIADERPIG; this is translated from the coding sequence ATGAGCGAGCATTACGACTCCCTCGAAACCCGCGATCCGGCGCAGCGCGAGCAGGATGACTTCACCAACCTGCCGAACGCGCTCACGCGCGCGCTCCGCGCCAAGGGATGGAAGCAGCAACTTGGAGGAGTCGATGCGAAGTCGGTCGCGTCCCGCGCCGCGCTCGCCAAGCTTCCCATCCTGCGCAAATCCGATCTCGTCGCCCTGCACAGGCAGACCCCGCCCTTCGGCGGCTTCAACGTCACCGAGCCCGGCAGGCTCGTGCATTTGATGATGTCGCCCGGCCCGATCTTCGAGCCGGAAGGCCATGAAGACGATTACGCGGGCGTCGCGCGCGCGATGTTCGCCGCCGGATTTCGATCCGGCCACATCGTGCATAACTGCTTTTCGTATCACCTGACACCAGGCGCCTGGATGTTCGAATCCGGCTGCCGCGCGCTCGGCTGCGCCGTCATTCCTGGCGGCACCGGCAATACCGAGCAGCAGGTCGAGGCGATCGCGCATCTGAAGCCGGACGGCTATGTCGGCACGCCGGACTTCCTGAAGGTCCTGCTCGACGCTGCGCAGGCGTCCGGCAAGAACGCCTCCTCGCTCAAGCGCGGTCTGGTCTCCGGCGCCGCCTTTCCCGCCTCGCTGCGGCAGGAATTGTCGGACCGCGGCGTCGAGGTGCTGCAATGCTACGCCATCGCCGAGACCGGGGTGATCGCCTACGAGACGCCCGCGCGCGAGGGTCTGGTGGTGAACGAGAACCTGATCGTGGAGATCGTGCGCCCCGGCACCGGCGATCCGGTGCCGGAAGGCGAGGTCGGCGAAGTGGTCGTCACCTCCTTCGATCCGCATTACCCGATGATCCGTCTCGCCACCGGCGATCTGTCCGCCGTCATGCCCGGCCGCTCGCCCTGCGGGCGCACCAATATGCGGATCAAGGGCTGGATGGGCCGCGCCGACCAGACGACCAAGGTGAAGGGCATGTTCGTGCGCCCGGAGCAGATCGCCGAAGTGGCGAAGCGCCATCCCGAACTCGGGCGGCTGCGGCTTGTGGTCTCGCGCCAGGGCGAGCAGGACAGCATGACCCTGCAGGCGGAATGCGCGGCGCCCGCGGGCGGCCTCTCCGACGCTGTCGCCGCCAGCCTGCAATCAGTTACCAAGCTCAAGGGCGCGGTGGCACTGGTAGCGCCCGGCAGCCTCGCTAATGACGGCAAGGTCATTGCGGATGAGCGGCCGATCGGCTGA
- the glcE gene encoding glycolate oxidase subunit GlcE, with product MPDVLKARDAKDVEETVAWALAEGKRLDVIGQGSKRDIGRPGQTDTTLDVSALSGVTLYEPEELVLSARAGTPIAEIEKLVASKGQELAFEPLDFGYTLGLPQGLGTIGGVLAANLSGPRRIKVGAARDHFLGFTAVSGRGETFKSGGRVVKNVTGYDLCKLLAGSFGTLAVMTDVTIKTLPRAEAETTVMVLGLGDQRACQVMAEAMGSSCEVSGAAHLPSHISSHFDGLHALTQPATVFRLEGVGPSIAHRKDVLAAMIGSHGPVEMLDEVASHALWRCIRDAAPFGHGLEADRVLWRVSVPPARGFELAEMVSTGAQMFYDWAGGLVWIGMPHAEDAGALQLRDAVAILGGHATLIRAPAAVRAALDVFEPQDSSVAALTKRVKDSFDPKGILNPGRMWAGV from the coding sequence ATGCCGGATGTGTTGAAAGCGCGCGACGCCAAAGACGTCGAGGAAACCGTTGCCTGGGCTCTGGCCGAGGGCAAGCGGCTGGACGTCATCGGACAGGGGTCCAAGCGCGACATTGGCCGCCCCGGCCAGACCGACACAACGCTCGATGTCTCCGCACTTTCCGGCGTGACGCTTTACGAGCCCGAGGAACTGGTGCTGTCGGCGCGTGCCGGCACCCCGATCGCCGAGATCGAAAAGCTGGTCGCGTCGAAGGGCCAGGAACTGGCCTTCGAGCCGCTCGATTTCGGATACACCCTGGGGCTGCCGCAAGGCCTGGGCACGATCGGCGGCGTCCTCGCCGCCAATCTCTCAGGCCCCCGCCGCATCAAGGTCGGCGCCGCCCGCGATCATTTTCTCGGCTTTACGGCGGTGTCGGGCCGTGGCGAGACGTTCAAATCGGGCGGCCGGGTAGTGAAGAACGTTACCGGCTACGATCTTTGCAAATTGCTGGCTGGGTCCTTCGGCACATTGGCGGTGATGACCGATGTCACCATCAAGACGCTGCCACGCGCCGAGGCGGAAACCACGGTCATGGTACTCGGCCTGGGCGACCAGCGCGCCTGCCAGGTGATGGCGGAGGCGATGGGCTCCTCCTGCGAGGTGTCGGGCGCAGCGCATCTGCCATCGCACATCTCGTCGCATTTTGATGGCCTGCATGCGCTGACGCAGCCCGCCACCGTCTTCCGCCTTGAAGGCGTCGGCCCCTCCATCGCGCATCGCAAGGATGTACTGGCGGCGATGATCGGGTCTCACGGGCCGGTCGAAATGCTCGATGAGGTGGCTTCGCACGCGCTCTGGCGCTGCATCCGTGATGCCGCGCCTTTTGGTCATGGCTTGGAAGCCGATCGCGTGCTCTGGCGCGTATCCGTACCGCCCGCCCGCGGTTTTGAGCTGGCGGAGATGGTCTCCACCGGTGCCCAGATGTTCTACGACTGGGCCGGCGGGCTGGTATGGATCGGCATGCCGCATGCGGAGGATGCCGGCGCGCTGCAATTGCGCGATGCCGTGGCGATCCTGGGCGGGCACGCGACGCTGATCCGTGCGCCGGCGGCGGTACGGGCCGCGCTGGACGTCTTCGAGCCGCAGGACTCCAGCGTCGCCGCCTTAACCAAAAGAGTAAAGGACAGCTTCGACCCAAAGGGTA